GGGAGCGCCGGCCTCGCGGCCGTCGAGGAACGAGAACGTGGCCCCCTCAGGCGTGGTCGTCGCGACCAAGCGCTCGACTTTGCCTTCGACGCTCGCCTCGAAACTCGCACGCCGGACCCCTGTCAATTCGAAGCCATCCGCAATAGCCCAGGGATCGACCGGACCCCGGCTGGGCGCGGTCGGAACGCCGCGCCGCCAAAGCGTCTCCGCGACCGCGAGCACGGCGTCCGTATCGGGCTCGCGCGGCGCGGCGCCGAGGCGCGCGAGGTTGGCGTCGATGAAGCCGGTGTCGTAGCCGCCCGCGGCGACCTCGGGGGCGGTCAGCAGCGCGCTCAGAAACGCGAGGTTGGTCTTGGGGCCGATCACGACGGCGCGCGCGACGGCGTCGTTCAGCTTGGCGAGCGCCGCCTCGCGGGTCGGCGCATGCGCGATCAGCTTGGCGATCATGGAGTCATAAAAGGGCGTCACGGCGTCGCCCGCCTCGACGCCCGCGTCGATGCGCAGGCCGCTGCCATCCGGACCGAACCGAAGCGCGCGTATCAGGCCGGGCGATGGCAGGAACCCGGTCTGCGGATCCTCTGCATTGAGCCGCGCCTCGATCGCCGCGCCGTTGCGCCTGAGATCGCCCTGCTTCAGCGGCAGCGGCTCGCCCGCCGCGACGCGGAACTGCCATTCCACGAGATCGACGCCGAGAATCGCCTCGGTGACGGGATGCTCGACTTGCAGTCGCGTGTTCATCTCGAGGAAATAGAAGCTGTCGGGGCCGAGGCCGCGCGCGGCGTCGACAATGAACTCGACCGTGCCGGCGCTGAAATAGCCGACCGCCTTCGCCGCCGCGACCGCCGCCTTGGTCATCGCCGCGCGCGTCGCCTCGGGCAGACCCGGCGCCGGGCTCTCTTCGATCACCTTCTGATGGCGGCGCTGCAACGAGCAGTCGCGCTCGAAGAGGTGCACGATCTGGCCATGCTGGTCGCCGAACACCTGCACTTCGATATGGCGCGGGAGAAGGATGTATTTCTCGATCAGCACGCGCGGATCGCCGAACGCCGCGCGCGCCTCGCGCGTCGCCGCCTCGAAGCCGGCGTCGAAATCGACGTGCGCG
This genomic stretch from Polyangia bacterium harbors:
- a CDS encoding biotin carboxylase N-terminal domain-containing protein, producing MFANVLIANRGEIACRVIRTARRLGIRAIALHTPADRGALFTRLADEAIEIGEGATGYLDGEEIVATAVAAGAQCLHPGYGFLSENADFAEVCAAAGVVFVGPPPAAMRAMGLKSSAKALMQKAGAPVVPGYHGDNQNPKFLKEKAYELGYPVLIKAIAGGGGRGMRRIDAHVDFDAGFEAATREARAAFGDPRVLIEKYILLPRHIEVQVFGDQHGQIVHLFERDCSLQRRHQKVIEESPAPGLPEATRAAMTKAAVAAAKAVGYFSAGTVEFIVDAARGLGPDSFYFLEMNTRLQVEHPVTEAILGVDLVEWQFRVAAGEPLPLKQGDLRRNGAAIEARLNAEDPQTGFLPSPGLIRALRFGPDGSGLRIDAGVEAGDAVTPFYDSMIAKLIAHAPTREAALAKLNDAVARAVVIGPKTNLAFLSALLTAPEVAAGGYDTGFIDANLARLGAAPREPDTDAVLAVAETLWRRGVPTAPSRGPVDPWAIADGFELTGVRRASFEASVEGKVERLVATTTPEGATFSFLDGREAGAPGAPTTIYPVEDGALVLSGGRQTHVALVDPLEGAAA